Proteins co-encoded in one Sebastes fasciatus isolate fSebFas1 chromosome 11, fSebFas1.pri, whole genome shotgun sequence genomic window:
- the LOC141776944 gene encoding small ribosomal subunit protein uS3mA-like, translated as MESSLSRSGSLCSSSGSRALHVTAACCKNKAARVRVGKGDKPITYEQALPPHYIAHRKGWLSHNTSNLKGEEGAADRTIEDVFIRRFMFGTFHACLANEIVIKRRGNLLIVCALMIQKLPPQKFYFLIGYSESLLSHLYKCPVKLEIQTLQDKAVYKYL; from the exons atggAG AGTTCTTTATCCAGGTCCGGCTCATTATGCAGCTCCTCTGGAAGCAGAGCTCTCCACGTCACTGCAGCGTGCTGCAAG AACAAAGCAGCTCGTGTCCGAGTGGGGAAAGGAGACAAACCTATAACCTATGAGCAAGCACTTCCACCTCATTACATCGCCCACCGCAAAGGATGGCTGTCACACAATACCA GTAAcctgaaaggagaggagggcGCAGCTGACCGGACCATAGAGGACGTGTTCATAAGACGTTTCATGTTCGGGACCTTCCACGCCTGCCTGGCCAACGAGATCGTGATCAAACGACGCGGCAACCTGCTCATCGTGTGCGCTTTGATGATCCAGAAGTTACCTCCGCAGAAGTTTTACTTCTTGATCGGCTACTCGGAGTCGCTGCTGTCGCACCTGTACAAATGCCCCGTCAAGTTAGAGATTCAGACGCTGCAGGATAAAGCCGTGTACAAGTACCTCTGA
- the LOC141776948 gene encoding uncharacterized protein LOC141776948, producing the protein MMKKIVRSRNEDGTVFSVVFPSLDQELVEAATQQAPSKEMQYLRKHNFEQASVIAALREQMAAKDFSWEEEKMRILKALKSERLIRKDAQKGLKGQDNPDLQVQLLQTPSNQLKDSHQHNTELAAEIAALKQQMAAKESCWELQKNKILMTQRAIKIQAQNDLQNKEKEKQKVIDSLNQSLLDKQNEILMVKQTPSNQLKDSHQYNTELAAENAALREQMAAKESRWELEKNKLRMAQRAIPIQAQKQEVTVSLSQSLLEKQSEIVMVKQTPSNELKDSQQVTELAAENAALREQIAGWDLEKNNILNALRSERTIRKEAQRDLKEQDKQNPDLQVQLLQTTSNQLKDSQQHNTELAAENAALREQMAAKESRWELEKNSSAQSLIQVQMDLQTKEQEKQEVTDSLSQSLLEKQNEIVMVKQTTSNQLKDSHQHNTELAAENAALREQMAAKESGWELEKNSSAQSLIQAQMDLQTKEQEKQEVTDSLSQSLLEKQNEIVMVKQTTSNQLKDSHQHNTELAAENAALTEQMAAKESGWELEKNKILIQVQSDLQTKEQEKQEVTDSLNQSLLEKQNEILMVNQGWTEKCEKACEAWKEENREIRETCERELQSALDQKNLMVKSLQDESDRKVSQVVLEKDDLITGLTTAKMALEVLTLKKEMQLIQSEVRLKEKEMQLLQSEAEWSTKLAALEDQIRLKTDTTTDLQAQLLCLQELHQKLDLGALQMTAEEMNAKKKELKKLISSLSRSGSLCSSSGSRALHVTAACCKNKAARVRVGKGDKPITYEQALPPHYIAHRKGWLSHNTSNLKGEEGAADRTIEDVFIRRFMFGTFHACLANEIVIKRRGNLLIVCALMIQKLPPQKFYFLIGYSESLLSHLYKCPVKLEIQTLQDKAVYKYL; encoded by the exons ATGATGAAGAAGATCGTCCGTTCAAGAAACGAG GACGGGACTGTTTTCTCGGTGGTCTTTCCGTCACTTGACCAAGAGCTGGTTGAAGCCGCTACCCAGCAGGCTCCCAGCAAGGAGATGCAGTATCTCAGAAAACACAACTTTGAGCAGGCCTCAGTCATTGCTGCCCTGAGGGAGCAGATGGCCGCCAAGGATTTCAGCTgggaagaggagaagatgagGATCCTGAAGGCTCTCAAGTCAGAGAGACTCATCAGGAAAGATGCCCAGAAGGGCCTCAAAGGACAGGACAACCCTGACCTCCAGGTTCAACTCCTCCAGACTCCCAGCAACCAGCTgaaggactctcaccagcacaACACTGAGCTGGCCGCCGAAATCGCTGCCCTGAAGCAGCAGATGGCCGCCAAGGAGTCCTGCTGGGAGCTGCAGAAGAACAAGATCCTGATGACTCAGAGAGCCATCAAGATACAGGCTCAGAACGACCTGCAGaacaaggagaaggagaaacagAAGGTGATCGACTCTCTCAATCAAAGTCTTCTTGATAAGCAGAATGAAATCCTGATGGTCAAACAGACTCCGAGCAACCAGCTGAAGGACTCTCACCAGTACAACACTGAGCTGGCCGCCGAAAACGCTGCCCTGAGGgagcagatggccgccaaaGAGTCCCGCTGGGAGCTGGAGAAGAACAAGCTCCGGATGGCTCAGAGAGCCATCCCGATACAGGCTCAGAAACAGGAGGTGACCGTCTCGCTCAGTCAAAGTCTGCTTGAAAAGCAGAGTGAGATCGTGATGGTCAAACAGACTCCCAGCAACGAGCTGAAGGACTCTCAACAGGTCACCGAGCTGGCCGCCGAAAACGCTGCCCTGAGGGAGCAGATAGCCGGCTGGGATCTGGAGAAGAACAACATCCTGAATGCTCTCAGGTCAGAGAGAACCATCAGGAAGGAAGCCCAGAGGGACCTCAAGGAACAGGACAAACAAAACCCTGACCTCCAGGTTCAACTCCTCCAGACTACCAGCAACCAGCTGAAGGACTCCCAGCAGCACAACACTGAGCTGGCTGCCGAAAACGCTGCCCTGAGGGAGCAGATGGCCGCCAAGGAGTCCCGCTGGGAGCTGGAGAAGAACAGCTCAGCTCAGAGCCTGATACAGGTTCAGATGGACCTGCAGACCAAGGAGCAGGAGAAACAGGAGGTCACCGACTCTCTCAGTCAAAGTCTGCTTGAAAAGCAGAACGAGATCGTGATGGTCAAACAGACTACCAGCAATCAGCTGAAGGACTCCCACCAGCACAACACTGAACTGGCCGCCGAAAACGCTGCCCTGAGGGAGCAGATGGCCGCCAAGGAGTCCGGCTGGGAGCTGGAGAAGAACAGCTCAGCTCAGAGCCTGATACAGGCTCAGATGGACCTGCAGACTAAGGAGCAGGAGAAACAGGAGGTCACCGACTCTCTCAGTCAAAGTCTGCTTGAAAAGCAGAACGAGATCGTGATGGTCAAACAGACTACCAGCAACCAGCTGAAGGACTCCCACCAGCACAACACTGAACTGGCCGCCGAAAACGCTGCCCTGACGGAGCAGATGGCCGCCAAGGAGTCCGGCTGGGAGCTGGAAAAGAACAAGATCCTGATACAGGTTCAGAGCGACCTGCAGACCAAGGAGCAGGAAAAACAGGAGGTGACCGACTCTCTCAATCAAAGTCTGCTTGAAAAGCAGAATGAGATCCTGATGGTCAACCAGGGCTGGACTGAAAAGTGTGAAAAGGCCTGTGAAGCTTGGAAGGAGGAGAACAGGGAGATCAGAGAGACCTGTGAGAGAGAGCTCCAATCTGCACTTGATCAAAAGAATCTGATGGTCAAATCTCTGCAGGACGAGTCGGACAGGAAGGTGAGCCAGGTCGTCCTGGAAAAGGATGATCTGATCACCGGATTGACGACGGCCAAGATGGCTCTGGAAGTCCTGACTCTAAAGAAGGAGATGCAGCTCATCCAGAGCGAGGTCCggctgaaggagaaggagatgcagctcctccagagcgaGGCCGAGTGGTCAACGAAACTCGCCGCTCTGGAAGATCAGATCCGGCTCAAGACCGACACCACCACAGACCTCCAGGCACAACTCCTCTGCCTCCAGGAGCTCCACCAGAAACTTGACCTGGGAGCACTGCAGATGACCGCGGAGGAGATGAATGCCAAGAAGAAGGAGTTAAAGAAGCTGATt AGTTCTTTATCCAGGTCCGGCTCATTATGCAGCTCCTCTGGAAGCAGAGCTCTCCACGTCACTGCAGCGTGCTGCAAG AACAAAGCAGCTCGTGTCCGAGTGGGGAAAGGAGACAAACCTATAACCTATGAGCAAGCACTTCCACCTCATTACATCGCCCACCGCAAAGGATGGCTGTCACACAATACCA GTAAcctgaaaggagaggagggcGCAGCTGACCGGACCATAGAGGACGTGTTCATAAGACGTTTCATGTTCGGGACCTTCCACGCCTGCCTGGCCAACGAGATCGTGATCAAACGACGCGGCAACCTGCTCATCGTGTGCGCTTTGATGATCCAGAAGTTACCTCCGCAGAAGTTTTACTTCTTGATCGGCTACTCGGAGTCGCTGCTGTCGCACCTGTACAAATGCCCCGTCAAGTTAGAGATTCAGACGCTGCAGGATAAAGCCGTGTACAAGTACCTCTGA